A segment of the Serratia fonticola genome:
AGTTGGATGCATGTTATCGAGTTGAGCCTCAATGGCATAATCAATTTATATTAACCATCAACAAAGACACGCAAACAACAAAAATTTCAATAAAATCAACGATGTGATAAACATTAAACACGCACTTGAGATTACTTGAGAACAATCTCAAATCAATATAATCACTTCTTAATTGATATTAAAAGACCCATAATCAAGAATAATCCTATAAATCCATATAACCAAAGATCCTCAGAACACCTGACTCAAGGTGTTTTTTACACTGGCGACTTATTGAGCTAACAGATAAATCCTAGATAATATATAATGTTAAAATTTGTGATTTTTGCTTTAATAACAACCGCAACTTGAACATGGAGGTTAACAGAAATGACTAGCAACAGTAACGGTTGTTATTATCTTATCGGTGACTGTATTGAGTTCCGGCCTGAGGACAACCTGCTTTACTCTCGGATCAACGGCGAAAAAGTAACGCTTTTTGTCGCGGCATCACGCTGCCTTCAGCTGTTGCTGAATCAGCAAGGAAAATTGGTTTCACAAAAAGAATTATTTGAGGTGGGATGGCAAAAAAACGGTATGGGCGTATCAAACAATACTTTCTATCAAAACATCCTTATGTTACGTAAAGGATTTAAACTCGCCGGATACGAACAAGCTGTAATAAAAACCGTGCCCCGTCAAGGCCTCACTGTCCCCCTGGCAGTTCATGTAGAAAAAATACTGCCTGACAGCGAGATAGATCGTAGTAAAGAACAGCCAATTATAGAAGGAAATATACCGCTGTTCTCTAGCCATAAGACGAAAAAAAAACCAGCACTGTCACTGCATTTATGGGTATGGGGGCTCAGCCTCTCTCTCTGTGTTGGGGTTATGATCTCTCTCATCTGGAACAGTGCGGAGGAAAGTGATTTCTTTTCCAGTTTTAGTTATATAGGCAAAGTCGAGCAGTGCTCGGTCTATCTTAACGATAACCAAACAGCGCTAAAATCCTATATGCAACTTAATGCAAAAAATAAATTCACCTGTAATAAAAAGAGATTTGTCTATTTTACTACCTATCCGTTAGTGCCGCGTGCCTCAGCAATCCGCTGTGAACGTCCTTTTTCTCCAGGGATAAAAAATAGCTGTACTTCTGAATATTTTTTGGAGTGGAAATCCAATGAATAAGACCCAATTGTTCGGCATATTTACCCTACTCTCTTTGCTGTTCTTTTTGCTGGCTATGGGAGCCTACCGCCTTTATGTCCAATATCAGCAGACGCATTTCAGCTGCGACACCATGCTGGTGGTTCACAAAGATAACGCGGAGGTGGCCTTGGTCATTAATTATGTCTTCCAGGGCAATGACGGTATTGCCCTGCTCAAGGGAACCCTTAAACAAGGCGACAAAGTCACAAGCATCAGCAGGAAGAACTACTTTAGTTTCAAACATAAAAAAGAACTCTATCACCTTAAATCAGTCTCAACGGTGACGTCCCCTGCCGACAATAGCAACACTGAGGAAGTTGCTCACTATCTGCCTCGGTTTTACCTGCAGAAAGGCCTGAAATTCGACTTCTCGGTCTCCCCGGCAGGCAGAGAGGGATATGTTTTCTCCACCGGCTATGTCCCTTCATTTTACTGTTCGCGCAGCTGAACTCGCTTGGATGATTAACGTTTTTCGCGGCCAGCTCAACCCGTAGCATTGAGATAGTGAAGACAAACCTGTCTGGAGCAGATTTGAAGCCTGTTTACTGAGCCCTGCCATTGCCTTCACGCTCGTTTCATGCAAGGACTTTCAGCTTAAGGTTTTGCCCACGACATCTCGCGGAGATAAACCAAGCCATATGTATAGAAGATAGAGTAAAAACCAGAAGGAGCAGCTAATTCACATGACGCCAATAGCCGTGCAGGCTGACATCGTCGACAATTTCCTGCACGGTAACCTTGGCTTCAACGTCGTTGAAAAAATCATGTGTTGCGATCTCTGTTTTATCATCAAGTCCCGGAATCACCGCGAGACGGCTGGCGGGGTAAACCTCATGAATGCGATTTTGCAACTCCTCAATCAACGCTTCGCGGGTTGTCTCAGACAAGTTATTGAACAGGTTTTTATCGAGTTTAACTTGGATATTCATGTTAGATGACCTGTAAAAAGAGAAAGTGAAGTGACCGTTACCATCATAGGCAAAATTGCGACTTTTTGGTGATGGATTAATGGCATTACCCGGTTTTTACCTGAATGATCATCTATCGCAGGGTCCACAATATGCGCGACTCCCAACCCATGGTGATATGAGGATCCACAACAAAGACAAAATCCAATAACGAAATGCCCGTGCTTTCAGGTGTAATCTATTTTAATTTCATCCGATGAATAAACGAAGTTATCTTCACGGCTTATAGGCATAACGCTTCTATTGGTATCAGAAAGAAAGTCTGCTCTTACCATATAATAAATATCTTATACATTCCCCTCCACAGAAAGAGAGTCACCTGTACACTGTATCCAATCAACGCCATCAATCTCCAATAGTTAAGTATTATTTTATACATGACTTTTTATTCCAAAAAAACTCAAACCACTATTATTTATAACTGTTAAGAAACTAAAAATTGGGCTCCCACAGCGACAAATTACTAAGAAACATCCATATCTCCCGTACTATTCACGAGCCGATGAGGTAAGTAGCTTGTTAAAAGCTGGATATTTTTTTGTATCAACGGTAATATTCAAAAACCAAGATCTAGGATTTTTCCTAGATTATTACCTGGAACTCTATTACCTGACGATGAGTTCTCATCCCAACGGAACAGTAACGATAGGACATTCGATGAACTTGATTCATGACTCTGGCGTTATACCATAGACCATACATAGGAGTTTTCTGTGGCACATCGTAAATTTCTCACTCTAACAGAAGTTCGCAAACTGATGAGTGCTGCCAAGAATAAACAAACCGGTGTACGGGACAGTTGCCTGATCCTGCTGGCCTTTCGCCACGGCTTTCGTATCAGTGAATTGCTGAACTTGCGTTTCCGCGATATTGAGCTGGTTGAAGGACGGATCAATATACAGCGACTTAAAAATGGATTCTCAACCGTCCATCCCTTGATGGATGATGAACGCAATGCAATTATGGAATGGAAGCAGGTAAAGGAAAAATGGAAACCAGATGCCGATCCGGACATTGTCTTTATTTCTCAGCGCGGAACCCAGCTATCACGCGGCCAGGCCTGGCGCATTATCAAACGGGCGGGTGAACTGGCCGGCACCACCACCCATACACACCCCCATATGCTACGCCACGCCTGCGGTTATGAACTGGCGGAGAGGGGAACCGATACCCGTCTGATACAGGATTATCTGGGACACCGTAATATCCGGCATACCGTGCGTTATACCGCCAGTAATGCGGCACGATTCGTCGGCATATGGGAATGGAACAAACGGCGCAAAAAGTAATATACTGTAGATAGATAAGTAAAGCTCTATTTTATACAACATTATCTGGTGAATCATGATATTTCAATCTCGGTGATCACGCCTCACAGCGGGATCACCGAACGCTAAAACAAGCAAGACATCGTTATTGATTAAAACAGGCATAAAGTTCAACCTCGCTGTTAACACCTAACTTCTCCATAATATTACGTTTATGAGCACTCACCGTTTTGACGCTACGGGCATTATTTTTAGCTATCTGCGAGATACTGAGGCCTTCACGTAATAAGTTATAAACTTTCTTTTCTGTACGGGAAAATTCCGC
Coding sequences within it:
- a CDS encoding tyrosine-type DNA invertase codes for the protein MAHRKFLTLTEVRKLMSAAKNKQTGVRDSCLILLAFRHGFRISELLNLRFRDIELVEGRINIQRLKNGFSTVHPLMDDERNAIMEWKQVKEKWKPDADPDIVFISQRGTQLSRGQAWRIIKRAGELAGTTTHTHPHMLRHACGYELAERGTDTRLIQDYLGHRNIRHTVRYTASNAARFVGIWEWNKRRKK
- a CDS encoding DinI-like family protein — encoded protein: MNIQVKLDKNLFNNLSETTREALIEELQNRIHEVYPASRLAVIPGLDDKTEIATHDFFNDVEAKVTVQEIVDDVSLHGYWRHVN
- a CDS encoding winged helix-turn-helix domain-containing protein — translated: MTSNSNGCYYLIGDCIEFRPEDNLLYSRINGEKVTLFVAASRCLQLLLNQQGKLVSQKELFEVGWQKNGMGVSNNTFYQNILMLRKGFKLAGYEQAVIKTVPRQGLTVPLAVHVEKILPDSEIDRSKEQPIIEGNIPLFSSHKTKKKPALSLHLWVWGLSLSLCVGVMISLIWNSAEESDFFSSFSYIGKVEQCSVYLNDNQTALKSYMQLNAKNKFTCNKKRFVYFTTYPLVPRASAIRCERPFSPGIKNSCTSEYFLEWKSNE